A genomic segment from Nicotiana sylvestris chromosome 1, ASM39365v2, whole genome shotgun sequence encodes:
- the LOC138874516 gene encoding uncharacterized protein: MDRLDSEKETAQAQLASIKVQLRVVKQKVDKRSYLNDELRAQLISALAERDALGNECEAIKSQLHTISHDAEEMVAQYKTNVEAVEAHPKTTAEYVRQLSRRETLKEIHARDFDLSA, translated from the coding sequence ATGGATCGGTTGGATTCGGAGAAGGAAACCGCCCAGGCACAACTGGCATCAATAAAGGTCCAACTTCGGGTAGTGAAACAGAAAGTTGATAAACGGTCATATCTGAATGATGAACTCCGAGCGCAATTGATCTCGGCTCTGGCAGAGCGGGATGCCCTCGGTAATGAATGTGAAGCTATAAAGTCTCAGTTGCACACAATCTCTCATGATGCTGAAGAGATGGTGGCGCAGTATAAGACCAATGTTGAAGCAGTCGAGGCCCACCCAAAGACTACTGCTGAGTACGTGAGGCAGCTATCCCGAAGGGAGACCCTCAAAGAGATCCATGCCCGAGACTTTGACCTATCTGCCTAG